In Marivivens aquimaris, one genomic interval encodes:
- a CDS encoding ABC transporter ATP-binding protein — translation MISVRNLSVSYGRIAALQDASLDICAGEVTAVVGVNGAGKSSLVRAVLGLEAPTAGHITIDGTDTTVWPSHKPRSIGYVPEGRVLAGALTVAETLRLGAGRVARNHIATRTTGVLTRFPELAKRLNQKAGTLSGGEATMLAVARALMAAPRYLLLDEPTLGLSPAATDRVFGIIAELKQDGLGILLVEQHLHRALAAADHHIVLRHGRIVPTGDITTIENTLLQGATS, via the coding sequence ATGATTTCTGTGCGCAATCTCTCGGTCAGTTACGGGCGTATCGCAGCGCTTCAGGATGCGTCGCTCGACATTTGTGCTGGAGAAGTGACGGCTGTCGTCGGCGTAAACGGTGCAGGTAAAAGCAGCCTCGTGAGGGCGGTCCTCGGGTTGGAGGCGCCCACTGCAGGACACATCACCATCGACGGCACCGATACGACCGTTTGGCCGTCCCACAAACCGCGCAGCATTGGCTATGTTCCAGAAGGCCGCGTGCTGGCAGGCGCTCTGACGGTTGCTGAAACGCTGCGGCTCGGGGCAGGGCGCGTCGCCCGCAACCACATCGCGACCCGCACTACGGGCGTCCTCACCCGTTTTCCCGAACTGGCCAAGCGCCTGAACCAGAAGGCCGGAACGCTCAGCGGCGGTGAGGCGACGATGCTTGCCGTGGCGCGCGCGCTGATGGCTGCGCCGCGTTACCTGCTGCTGGATGAGCCCACGCTCGGCCTGTCACCGGCCGCGACAGACCGTGTTTTCGGCATCATCGCGGAACTGAAGCAGGACGGCCTCGGCATTCTGCTGGTCGAGCAGCACCTCCACCGCGCACTCGCCGCTGCGGACCACCACATCGTCCTGCGTCATGGCCGCATCGTGCCTACAGGCGACATCACCACCATCGAAAATACACTGCTTCAAGGGGCCACATCATGA
- a CDS encoding ABC transporter ATP-binding protein: protein MAASLEVKGLTLRFGGVTALDGVDLSVGAGEVVGLIGPNGSGKTSLFNVLTGNFKAEGSVLLDGRDLPGRPEQIAKSGVSRTFQNLQFASRLSVFENIRAARHARAHWRETVWQTRTSQRAEREDLLGILGLLGLAEKAWDMPESLTLVEFRHLEIARVIAADASLVLLDEPAAGMTPAETDRITATIAAHLLPNRSAIVIEHKMGLIGALCSRVAVLDAGRKIADGPLADVLNTREVRRSYFGEVA from the coding sequence ATGGCTGCGTCGCTAGAGGTAAAGGGGCTGACCCTCCGCTTCGGGGGCGTGACTGCGCTAGATGGTGTCGACCTGTCGGTGGGCGCCGGAGAAGTTGTAGGGCTGATTGGACCCAACGGATCGGGAAAGACTAGTTTGTTCAACGTGTTGACAGGTAATTTTAAAGCCGAGGGTTCAGTCCTGCTGGACGGACGCGACCTGCCTGGGCGCCCCGAGCAGATCGCTAAATCCGGCGTCTCGCGGACCTTCCAGAACCTGCAATTCGCCTCGAGACTGTCCGTTTTCGAGAACATCCGCGCAGCACGCCATGCGCGTGCACATTGGCGCGAAACCGTCTGGCAGACCCGTACTTCACAGCGTGCCGAGCGCGAGGACTTGCTTGGCATCCTTGGCCTCCTCGGTTTGGCAGAGAAGGCTTGGGATATGCCCGAAAGCCTGACGCTCGTCGAATTCCGCCACCTTGAAATCGCGCGGGTCATCGCGGCGGATGCCTCTTTGGTTCTGCTCGATGAGCCCGCAGCGGGGATGACGCCTGCAGAAACCGACCGCATCACGGCGACCATCGCCGCGCACCTTTTGCCGAACCGCTCAGCTATTGTGATCGAGCACAAGATGGGGCTGATCGGAGCTTTGTGTTCCCGCGTTGCGGTGCTCGACGCGGGGCGCAAAATCGCGGACGGACCGCTCGCTGACGTGCTGAATACCCGCGAAGTGCGCCGCAGCTATTTTGGAGAGGTGGCATGA
- a CDS encoding branched-chain amino acid ABC transporter permease: MDGFTISVLSNIALFSFLAISAWLLLVAGEISFGQQAYFAIGAYTSGIASAVWQWPFVFAVLLGALTGAIVAAIVARVTLRLSGLHYAIATLAFAELLRASLNVIHYQRDVDGYLTGPDGANGFRDIRWVYDAGIGAGQYLGIILAALVMVIAAIALITRARGMAVLRLVGENPTLAAMQGLSPSRVKTIAAAAAGAIAAIGGGLYAHMATYIEPAQFSVMIGVHALSYGLMGGLGTVLGPILGVFIDIGALETLRIFAGYRMIVFGGLVAVILIWRPRGLLDETLVRRWQKWLRR, encoded by the coding sequence ATGGACGGTTTCACGATATCTGTTCTGTCGAACATCGCGCTGTTTTCGTTCCTTGCGATCTCCGCTTGGCTGCTGTTGGTCGCCGGAGAAATCAGCTTCGGCCAGCAGGCGTATTTCGCAATCGGCGCCTACACGAGCGGCATCGCCTCCGCCGTCTGGCAGTGGCCATTCGTGTTCGCCGTCTTGCTGGGTGCGCTGACCGGAGCCATCGTCGCCGCCATCGTCGCCCGCGTGACCCTGCGGCTGTCGGGCCTCCACTACGCCATCGCGACGCTCGCCTTTGCCGAGCTGCTGCGTGCGTCGCTCAATGTGATCCACTACCAGCGTGACGTGGACGGCTATCTGACCGGCCCTGACGGCGCGAACGGTTTCCGCGATATCCGCTGGGTATATGACGCTGGTATCGGCGCGGGTCAGTACCTCGGCATCATTCTCGCGGCGTTGGTGATGGTCATCGCGGCCATCGCCCTGATCACCCGCGCGCGCGGGATGGCTGTCCTGCGGCTGGTCGGAGAGAACCCGACACTCGCCGCGATGCAGGGCCTATCGCCGAGCCGTGTCAAAACCATTGCCGCCGCCGCTGCCGGCGCGATCGCGGCCATCGGCGGCGGTCTTTATGCGCATATGGCGACCTATATCGAGCCCGCGCAGTTCTCGGTCATGATCGGCGTTCACGCGCTGTCTTATGGGTTGATGGGCGGCCTCGGCACGGTGCTCGGCCCGATCCTCGGCGTGTTCATCGACATAGGTGCACTGGAGACGCTGCGGATTTTCGCGGGCTACCGGATGATCGTCTTCGGCGGCCTCGTCGCGGTTATCCTGATCTGGCGTCCGCGTGGCCTGCTGGACGAAACCCTCGTGCGGAGGTGGCAGAAATGGCTGCGTCGCTAG
- a CDS encoding branched-chain amino acid ABC transporter permease, translating to MVDLIQNTLDGLATGYAYGLLALGFTLIFGVMGRLNITFGPSIMVGVFAGAGFSQHGSGILTVLIVTIAGAVIASAYVERLSFAAIKGNAALASMASSFAISMQLEEAVAHVFPGRTYAFPSIGTLSVIDFGPFFIRAEYLAMAVVAAVLLLGVHLLLTRTFFGLELRTLSDSPEAARVSGINVARVAFLTFLLAACIGGAAGFMIAATDGQITPKFGLWATLKGLIAMVIGGLGSLRGAVIGGLVLGVVEAQSQWFLGAAGREIVVYATLFLALVLLPYGLTGRATAKTARRL from the coding sequence GTGGTCGATCTGATCCAGAACACATTGGACGGTTTGGCGACCGGCTATGCCTATGGCCTGCTTGCACTTGGATTTACGCTGATCTTCGGGGTGATGGGGCGGCTGAACATCACGTTCGGCCCGTCCATCATGGTCGGCGTATTTGCCGGAGCCGGATTTTCCCAACACGGCTCCGGCATTCTTACCGTTCTCATCGTGACCATTGCGGGCGCGGTGATCGCCTCGGCATATGTCGAGCGACTGTCCTTCGCCGCGATCAAGGGTAACGCCGCGCTGGCCTCGATGGCGTCGAGTTTCGCCATCTCGATGCAGCTTGAGGAGGCCGTCGCCCACGTCTTTCCGGGACGGACCTATGCCTTTCCGAGCATTGGCACTTTGTCCGTCATCGACTTCGGTCCTTTCTTTATCCGCGCTGAATACCTCGCCATGGCTGTCGTCGCGGCGGTGCTTCTGTTGGGAGTGCATCTTCTGCTGACGCGCACCTTCTTCGGTCTTGAACTGCGCACACTGTCCGACAGCCCCGAGGCCGCACGCGTGTCCGGCATCAACGTCGCCCGCGTGGCGTTTCTGACGTTTCTACTGGCGGCGTGCATCGGCGGCGCGGCGGGCTTCATGATCGCCGCGACAGATGGCCAGATCACACCGAAATTCGGCCTCTGGGCCACGTTGAAGGGCCTGATCGCGATGGTGATCGGCGGGCTGGGCTCCCTGCGCGGCGCGGTCATCGGCGGGCTGGTCCTCGGCGTTGTCGAAGCGCAGTCCCAGTGGTTCCTCGGTGCAGCGGGCCGCGAGATCGTCGTCTACGCCACGCTGTTCCTTGCGCTCGTTTTGTTGCCCTACGGCCTGACGGGACGTGCCACCGCCAAAACCGCGCGGAGGCTCTGA
- a CDS encoding ABC transporter ATP-binding protein: MLNIRDVRTSYGKIAALKGVSLDIREGGLTCLLGPNGAGKTTLIWTIAGILKAQAGSINMGGDELVGLKPHNIVTKGVVTVPENRLVFPEMSVLDNLHAGAFAYFKDKEGVARDLEDVLQRFPRLRERSGQMAGTLSGGEQQMLAVGRALMARPKILLMDEPSTGLAPIIVEEIFEIIGGLRDEGRTIFLVEQNATLALKYADHFYLLEQGHVTFGGQPGEVDHDELIQRAYLGARKAS, from the coding sequence ATGCTTAACATCCGTGACGTCCGCACCTCCTACGGCAAGATCGCCGCGCTTAAAGGCGTGTCGCTCGACATTCGCGAAGGCGGGCTGACCTGTCTTCTCGGACCGAATGGCGCAGGGAAAACCACGCTGATCTGGACCATCGCAGGCATCCTCAAGGCGCAGGCGGGCTCGATCAACATGGGCGGCGATGAACTCGTCGGGTTGAAGCCCCACAACATCGTCACCAAGGGCGTCGTGACCGTCCCCGAAAACCGCCTCGTGTTTCCGGAGATGTCTGTGCTCGACAACCTGCACGCCGGTGCGTTCGCCTACTTCAAGGACAAGGAAGGCGTCGCCCGCGACCTCGAAGACGTTCTGCAACGCTTCCCGCGTCTGCGGGAACGGTCCGGTCAGATGGCGGGCACGCTGTCGGGCGGTGAACAGCAGATGCTGGCCGTGGGCCGTGCGCTGATGGCCCGCCCGAAGATCCTGCTGATGGATGAGCCGTCGACCGGCCTCGCGCCCATCATCGTCGAGGAAATCTTCGAGATCATCGGCGGTCTGCGCGACGAGGGCCGCACGATCTTCCTCGTGGAGCAGAACGCGACGCTGGCGCTGAAATACGCGGACCACTTCTACCTGCTCGAACAGGGGCACGTGACCTTCGGCGGTCAGCCCGGCGAAGTCGACCACGACGAGTTGATTCAGCGCGCTTACCTCGGCGCACGCAAAGCGAGTTGA